The sequence ATCATGCCCCGAGTCCTCATCGTCGCTGAAACCACCGGGTACCAGACGCGCGCCTTCGAGGAGGCCGCACGGGCCTGCGGGGTCGAGCTCGTGTACGCCACCAACCACTGCGACGGGCTCGACGACCCGTGGCGCGACGGCGCGGTCTCGGTGCACTTCGACGAGCCTGAGGCCGCGGTGGCCGCCGTGCGCGCCCTCGCTGCCGCGCGGCCCCTGGACGGCGTGCTCGCCGTCGGCGATCGCCCGGCGGAACTTGCCGCGTGGATCGCCGAGGGACTCGGCCTGCCGTTTCATCCGCCGGGCGCGGCCGGCGTGGCGCGCAGCAAGGTCCTCACGCGCGGCCGCCTGCTCGCGGGCGGACTGCCCGTGCCGTGGTTCTTCACCATGCCGCGCGAGGCGGGGCTCGACGCGGTGGCCGACCGGCTCCGCTTTCCCTGCGTCGTCAAGCCGCTCGCGCTCTCGGCGAGCCGCGGTGTGATGCGCGCCAACGACCCGCGTGAGTTCGAGGCGGCCGCATCCCGCCTCCGCCGCCTGCTCGATGCGCCCGACATTCGCGTGCTCGACGACCCCGCGCACGACGAGATCCTCGTCGAGGGGTTCGTCGAAGGGCGTGAGTTCGCGCTCGAGGGGCTGCTCGACCACGGGCTGCTGCGCGTGCTCGCCATCTTCGACAAGCCCGACCCGCTCGACGGCCCGACCTTCGAGGAGACGATCTACGTCACGCCGCCTCCGCTCGCCTTCGACGCGCAGCGCCTCATCGCGGCCACCATCGCGCACGCGGCCGCGGCCATCGGCCTCACGCACGGTCCGATTCACGCCGAGTGCCGGGTGAACGCGCGCGGCGTGTTCGTCCTCGAGGTGGCCGCGCGTCCGATTGGCGGGCTCTGCGCGCGGGCCCTGCGTTTCGCGCGGGGCGACCGGACGGGTGTTCCGCTCGAAGAGCTCCTGCTGCGCTTCGCCGCGGGCGAGTCGATGGAGGGCTACGGCCGCGAGGCGGCCGCGTCGGGCGTGATGATGCTGCCGGTGCCAGGCCTCGGCCGGTTCCGCGCCGTGCGGGGCGTCGACGAGGCACGGGCAGTGGTAGGCATCACCGACCTCGTCATCACGGCCAGGCCGGGACAGCTGATCGAGCCGCTGCCCGAGGGCCACAGCTACCCGGGGTTCGTGTTCGCGCGGGGCGAGTCGGCCGACGCGGTCGTGGCCGCACTGCGCGAAGCTCACGCTGCGCTGAGGTTCGAACTGGATCGCGTGATTGCCCTCGACCGGTGGCCCGATGACCCCGCCCGCGACGCCTGACGTCGTCGACAGAAGGCCAGGTGCTACTTGCTCTGAGGTGGGACGTAGCCGGGCGGCAGCGAGGCGCCCTCGCCGAAGAAGAACTCCTCCATGTGCCTCGCCACGAGCTGCTGCGCTTCCTTCTGCCAGGGGAGCAGGCGGTACTCGTTGAGGATCATCTTCATACGCTCTTCCCACATCTTCCACGCGTCGGCCGACACGTGGTCGTAGATGCGCTGGCCGAGCTCGCCGGGCCACGGCCTTTCGTCGAGGCCGGGCAACTCGCGACCGAGCTTCACGCACTTGACCAGGCGCACGGACGGATCCTGAGGGGAAGGGGGCGTACCGCCGAACATGCTCATGCGCGAATTGTACCATGCGGCGAGGCCCCTGTTGGCGAAGCAGTGTCGTCATGTCGTCGCTGGCGCGTCTCGAAGCGGGAGCCACACGATATACTGAGAGGTCGCCCGCAGCCATCGAGCGCTGGCCGGGGCGTCTCGAGTCGCGTTGCCCATGCACTTCTCCCGGCGCGCCGTCGCCACGCTCGGCGTTCTCGGCGGCACCTTCCTCGCGGCCATCGAAGCCACCATCGTCGCGACGGCCATGCCCACCGTGGCGGCCTACTTCGGCGACCTCTCGTGGTACGCCTGGGTGTTCTCGGCCTATGTCGTGACATCGACGGTGACGATGCCCCTCTGGGGCCGGGCGTCGGACCTGTACGGCCGGCGACGCCTGTACCTCGCGGCCGTGGGCCTCTTCCTCGCCGGGTCGGCGCTGTCGGGTGCCGCGCCGACCATGTCCGCCCTCATCGTCTTCCGCGCGATCCAGGGCGTCGGCGCCGGTGGGCTCCTGCCCCTCGGCATGACCATCCTCGGCGACCTCTACTCGCTGCGGGAACGAGCCAGGACCCAGGCCCTCTTCGCGAGCGTCTGGGGCCTCGCGTCCATCGCTGGTCCGCTTGTCGGCGGCTACATCACCGACACCATTTCGTGGCGCTGGGTGTTCTACCTGAACCTGCCGTTCGGCGCCGTCGCCGCGACGCTCGTAGGCCTGGCGTTGGTGGATCCGCCCCGCGGGCACGAGGTTCGCCTCGACGCGCGCGGCGCTCTCGCGATGATAGGGGCGGTCGGGCTCTTCATGCTGGCCCTCGCCCAAGTCGGAGGCGGCGTCGCCGGGGTCTCCACCACGACGCTGGCGGCGACGCTGGCCCTGTCCGCCACGCTGTTTGTCGTCTTCGTGCGCTGTGAGCGGACGTCGGCCGCTCCAATCGTGCCGCTCGACCTGCTCGCCGACCGTCTCGTGGCCACGACCACGCTGGCCGGGTTCCTGGTCGGCCTGGCGATGTTCGGCACGATCTCGTTCGTGCCGCTCTACGTGCAGACCGTGCTCGGCGGGACCGCCCGCGATGCCGGTCGTGTGCTGATGCCGCTGCTGCTCGGGTGGGTGGCGATGTCGATGACGACCGGCCGGCTGCTGCCGCGCGTGGGGCACCGTCCCCTCATCCTGGTTGGGGTCGCCCTGATCAACCTCGGGTTGCTCGGACTGGTGCAGGTGTCGCAGGCGGATCGCAGCGGGTTCCTCTACGTGGACCTCGCGCTCATGGGCATGGGGATGGGGACCACGCTGCTGTCACTGCTGCTCGCGGTCCAGGCGGCCGTGCCGCGCGAGCGGCTCGGCGTGGCCACCTCGGTGGCGCAGTTCTCTCGAAGCATCGGCGGCGCCCTCGGCGTGTCGGTGATGGGCGCCATTGTCGCCGTCTCCCTGCCTGCCGGCGGGGAGGCGCACCCCCTGCTGATGGAGCAGGCGCTCCACCGCGCGTTCGTCACCGCAGCCGTGGTGGCGGCCGCGGCGTTCGTGGTCGCACTCCGGGTGCCCGCGGCGCTGACACCCGTCCAATCGTCGACGACGGCGGCGGCCGTGCGGCGCTCCTGATGGACGTGGCCTCCCGGAGCGTCCGCCACGTGCTGAACGACCCACAAGCCCGACTGTATTGAAGCGCACCGGTCCTGTAGCCGAACGATACACGTTCGTGGCTCGACAGACCCGCCGCTCGGGACGATCATCCCCGATTCTCGTCGGAACCTTGGTGATTCTCGAGAATGCGCTGACGACGCCACAGCTGGCACGCTCGTTGTTCTGCCTCTGGTATCACCCCAGAGCCGTCGTGGTCGCGTGTCGCTGTTCACGACACCTCGCTGAGGGTGCAGGGTGGAGGGAATCATGGCCGACGCAGTCAGCACGCCATCGACACGCCAGGGCAAGGAGCGCCGCGGCTTCGCCTCGATGTCCCCGGAGAAGCAGCGCGAGATCGCCAGCAAGGGTGGTCGTGCCGCGCACGTGAAGGGCACGGCGCACGAGTGGACGTCCGAGGAGGCGAGGGCGGCGGGCCGGAAGGGCGGGCAGATCAGCCGCGGTGGACGAGGGCGGTTGCCTCAGGAGGCGACGGACGCCTGAACCGCCCACCGCGTCGAGACCGACGCCAGCCGTGCGGTGGCCAGGGCCTGAGCCCGAGACGACTCAGCTCACCGACGGGCTGCCGCCAGCGTCGACCCACACGGTCAGGTCGTGGTCCTCGAAGCGGGCAGCGACCAGCCGCGCCACCTCGACGCGCGCGTCGTTGAAGCACGCGCCGCCGCCGAGGTCGCTCAACGTGTCCGGCACGAGCGCGTTGGCAGTGGCGTCGTTCATCGTGTGCCGCCGCCACAGGCCCTTGGGCAGGACGACCACACCGCGGGCCACCTCGGGGCTCAGGGCGACGAGGCAGTGCACCTCGCCGAGTTCGTTGAACACCCGCACCTGGTCGCCTGCCTCGAGCCCGCGCGAGGCCCCGTCCTCTGGATGCATGGTCAACACGGCGGGCTTCGTCTGCAACTCGAAGAGGGTGGAGCTGATGGCCTTGTCGGTCGCCGGCGAGATCAGCGCCAGGGGGTAGTTGTCGCTGGCCGGGTCGGGTCGGTACGCGTAGAGCCCCGTCGGGCACTCCGCGGCGAGCGCTTCGGGATGCAGGTGCACCCGGCCGTCGGCCGTGCGGGGGTGTACGTCGACGAACTGGACGGGCTTCGTCCCTCCGGGCGGCACCGGGTGCTGGCGACCGTCGGACATGACGGCCTCGCGCACGGTGGCATCGAGGCCGCCGGCGACCGCCAGCAGCGCCTCCCCCTCGTCGGGGCCCATGTCACCCGCGAGCCCGAGCCGGTCGGCCAGTTCGGCGAACACCTCGACGTTCGGCCTCGACTCGCCGACCGCATCGATGGCGGGCTTGACGAGCTGCAGGTGGTAGGCGCCGTACCCGCGCGCGATGTCGTAGTGCTCGAGGAAGGTCGTCGCCGGCAGCAGCAGGTCGGCGTAGCGTGCCGTGTCGGTCATCACCTGGTCGAAGACGATCGTGAACAGGTCCTCGCGCTCGAGGCCCCGCGCGACCCGGTTCTGGTCGGGCGCCGTGGCGACGGGGTTGCAGTTGTAGACGAAGAGCGCTTTCACGGCCGGCGCGTCGTACTCGAGCAGGGCCCGCCCCAGGTGGTTCATGTTGACCACCCGCGTCGATGGCTCGGGCGTCGAGAGCCAGGCCTGCGGGTCGACGGCCCACGCGGCCGAGTTGCTCATCGTGTAGCCCCCGCCGCGCACCCCGAACTTCCCGCCGACGGCCGGCAGCGCCATCACCGCGAGCGCGGCGCTGCCGCCGTTGCGGTTGCGTTCGAGGCCCCACCCGCACCGGATGACGGCC comes from Acidobacteriota bacterium and encodes:
- a CDS encoding ATP-grasp domain-containing protein, coding for IMPRVLIVAETTGYQTRAFEEAARACGVELVYATNHCDGLDDPWRDGAVSVHFDEPEAAVAAVRALAAARPLDGVLAVGDRPAELAAWIAEGLGLPFHPPGAAGVARSKVLTRGRLLAGGLPVPWFFTMPREAGLDAVADRLRFPCVVKPLALSASRGVMRANDPREFEAAASRLRRLLDAPDIRVLDDPAHDEILVEGFVEGREFALEGLLDHGLLRVLAIFDKPDPLDGPTFEETIYVTPPPLAFDAQRLIAATIAHAAAAIGLTHGPIHAECRVNARGVFVLEVAARPIGGLCARALRFARGDRTGVPLEELLLRFAAGESMEGYGREAAASGVMMLPVPGLGRFRAVRGVDEARAVVGITDLVITARPGQLIEPLPEGHSYPGFVFARGESADAVVAALREAHAALRFELDRVIALDRWPDDPARDA
- a CDS encoding oxidative damage protection protein produces the protein MFGGTPPSPQDPSVRLVKCVKLGRELPGLDERPWPGELGQRIYDHVSADAWKMWEERMKMILNEYRLLPWQKEAQQLVARHMEEFFFGEGASLPPGYVPPQSK
- a CDS encoding MFS transporter, coding for MHFSRRAVATLGVLGGTFLAAIEATIVATAMPTVAAYFGDLSWYAWVFSAYVVTSTVTMPLWGRASDLYGRRRLYLAAVGLFLAGSALSGAAPTMSALIVFRAIQGVGAGGLLPLGMTILGDLYSLRERARTQALFASVWGLASIAGPLVGGYITDTISWRWVFYLNLPFGAVAATLVGLALVDPPRGHEVRLDARGALAMIGAVGLFMLALAQVGGGVAGVSTTTLAATLALSATLFVVFVRCERTSAAPIVPLDLLADRLVATTTLAGFLVGLAMFGTISFVPLYVQTVLGGTARDAGRVLMPLLLGWVAMSMTTGRLLPRVGHRPLILVGVALINLGLLGLVQVSQADRSGFLYVDLALMGMGMGTTLLSLLLAVQAAVPRERLGVATSVAQFSRSIGGALGVSVMGAIVAVSLPAGGEAHPLLMEQALHRAFVTAAVVAAAAFVVALRVPAALTPVQSSTTAAAVRRS
- a CDS encoding general stress protein; amino-acid sequence: MADAVSTPSTRQGKERRGFASMSPEKQREIASKGGRAAHVKGTAHEWTSEEARAAGRKGGQISRGGRGRLPQEATDA
- a CDS encoding molybdopterin-dependent oxidoreductase produces the protein MATNVKMVWGRSTVDTACPLDCPDSCSVSVAVENGRVVSIDGSERATSTNGYICAKVRKFGDRVYGVDRLLHPAVRIGPKGRGEFQRVSWDEALALAARALAEARDRWGGESILPYFYGGSNGLVTQGTADALLFRRLGASRLARTLCAAPTGRAALAMYGKMPGVAYEDYPHARLIVVWGANPSVSHIHLVPHIREAQRQGARLVVIDPRQTTLARVADVHLGVRPGTDVVIALAIHRHLFESGLADEAFLGAHTTGADRLRECARPWTFDRAAAVAEVDANLLATVAELYALTSPAVIRCGWGLERNRNGGSAALAVMALPAVGGKFGVRGGGYTMSNSAAWAVDPQAWLSTPEPSTRVVNMNHLGRALLEYDAPAVKALFVYNCNPVATAPDQNRVARGLEREDLFTIVFDQVMTDTARYADLLLPATTFLEHYDIARGYGAYHLQLVKPAIDAVGESRPNVEVFAELADRLGLAGDMGPDEGEALLAVAGGLDATVREAVMSDGRQHPVPPGGTKPVQFVDVHPRTADGRVHLHPEALAAECPTGLYAYRPDPASDNYPLALISPATDKAISSTLFELQTKPAVLTMHPEDGASRGLEAGDQVRVFNELGEVHCLVALSPEVARGVVVLPKGLWRRHTMNDATANALVPDTLSDLGGGACFNDARVEVARLVAARFEDHDLTVWVDAGGSPSVS